In the genome of Arachis hypogaea cultivar Tifrunner chromosome 9, arahy.Tifrunner.gnm2.J5K5, whole genome shotgun sequence, the window cactgcagctctctacctttctgataatgctactttgtggtggaggagaaagtgcgtagatatggaaaagggtacttgcaacatagccacatgggaagatttcaaaagggaattgaaaagacaattcttccctgagaatgtggtttatgaagcaaggaagaagttgagggagttgaagcacaagagtacaaTTAGTGACTACGTAAAGGAGTTCACTACTCTCAcgcttcaaatccccaacttagcatcagaggatgcattgttcttcttcattgatggactccaaccttgggcaaagcaagaactacaaagaaggaatgttaaggatgtcgatgaggccatcgtggtggccaaatcactcactgagtatcataggggagactctaaacccaagtctTCCTCCAATCCTAGTTCTGCTAAAGGTGGGGGAGACAAGGGGAAGAGTTTCTCAAtcaagaaggaaggaaaatactcttcaaagaaagagtacgaggaaaagaagaaggctttcgtgcccaaaggaggatgcttcgtgtgcaagggaccacaccaaatgaaggacTGTCCCAAGCTAGGGACTCTGGCATCTATCGCCGAGGAACGAGAGGCCCAAACTCAAGTAATtgagtgtgttggatctatccaacACATAAATGCTATGAAGGCCAAAGAGGCAAGCACTgcagaaaagaaaggcttgatgtgtgtcaaagcctttatcaatgaaaaacccgtcatggctatgatcgacactggtgctacacacaacttcatcacgcctgatgaagcaaagaggcttgggttgaagatcaccgaaaagaatggttggttcaaacccgtgaataccaagggtgaaccccttaagggagtagcaaaaggggttgagatgactcttggttcttggaaaggccttgtggatttctcagtagcacacatggacgattttaaaatagtcatcgggctcgatttgcaaaggaaggcaaatataatacctatgccatactacgacgtagtatgtgtcatggagaaagggtctccatgcatggtccctacagTATCTAAAGTTGGAGGACCACCGATACTCTCTgctatgcaactcaagaaagggttcaagaagggagagattacatatttggctctattacaagaggagtcaacatctgaaagagaagacgttcctcccaaaatcaaggaagtccttgaaaaaaataaggatgtgatgccttccgagttgccaaaacaactaccacctAGGAGGAAGGTGGACCACAAGAGTGAATTGGAGTTAGGAGCAAAACCGCCTATCTCAAAACCATACAGGATGGGGGCCATTTCTATGGCTGAAGGAGATATTGTGCATACCATCAAGGAAGGGTTGCATCACGATCCACTAGCcaagaagttggtggagttggctagagaaggtaagaccaaaagattttggttAGAAAATGACCTTCTCTACACAAAAGGGAGAAGATTATACGTTCCTAAGTGGGAAAATCTGAGAAGGAAGTTGGTAAGAGAATGCCACGACACCAAGTGGGCTGGTCACCAAGGTCAGCGAAGGACCTTGgcactcattgaatcttcttattattggcctcaaatgagagatgaagtggagagctatgtgaagacttgtcttgtgtgccaacaagataagattgaaaacaagacaccaaGCGGGTTGTTGGAACCGCTGCCTCCATCAGAGCGACCGTGGGAAAGTGTATCTCTAGATTTCATCTCTGCCTTACCGAAGTCCGACGGGTTTGGATCTATTCTTGTGGTAGTTGATCGATTTTCgaagtatgctacctttatacctgcccctactgactgcactgcagaggaagcagcacgactattcttcaagaatgtggtgaagtactggggattgcctaaaagcatcattagtgatcgagatccacgCTTCACAGGACGACTATGGACAGAGCTGTTCAAACTACTTGGGTCAGAGCTTCATTtctcaacaagcttccatcctcaaaccgatgggcagactgagagagtgaatgcTTTACTTGAGTGTTACTTGAGGCATTTTGTAAGCGCTAAtcagaaggattggacaaaactcctagacattgctcaattctcatacaatctgcaaaggagtgagtctacagggaagagcccattcgagattgtgactggacaatagccgcttacacctcactctctttcttcctcttactcagggaagagccctggagcttatcatatgattaagtcatgggaagaacaagcagatgtcactcgttcttacctcgacaaagctgccaagaagatgaagaaatgggcagataagaagaggaggcatgcaagctatcaagtgggagacaaggtaatgatcaaacttcttccacaacaattcaaagcctttcgcaaggttcataagggcttaatgcgcaaatacgaagggccatttgagatcattggacgtgttggggaggttgcttacaaagtacaacttcctccctctatgaagagtcacccggtcttccatgtgagtatgcttaaaccatatcatgGAGACCAAGACGAACCGAGTAGAGGTGACTCAAGTCGCGCTCCGCCTGTGGTAATTAGATCATTTGataaagaaatcgaagagatcttagctaatcgCATCGTGCGACGAAGAGGGGTGccaccaagtatccaatacttgatcaagtggaaagggcTCCCGATAACCGAAGCTAGCTGGGAAACTCGCGAAGATCTGTggcaattccaagaacacctagagcactatcatgaacagaacgcgacgaggacgtctgcgcattaggtgggggagaatgtcacagaaaattttagaaggttaaatttaacagtgtttgtatagttttctagagtgtttgagaatactctagatggttccggaacgttctagaatATCCTAGAAGGTTCCGGAATactctagaaggttctagaagactctggaaggtcatagagtattctagaagagtatagatgtatatagaagtataaagagtggtatggaataatctagaaacatttagagagttgtggtaggatagatatttgtaaagaaggttctggatgattaatctggaccgttgattagatttaatcctaaccatctattgaggaggtggatggctataaataggggtgagagttagagtttggaggtgtgtgaatcatttgtaacaaacacttgagtaataaagtgttcttccaccaaagcttcctttctcttgtgttctcttgtgttcttagctttcttgctaagtattgagggttaggctgacttggtcttagttcaagaggttgagtaagtccgagtgccagcacggtagcgttggagtgtgtccaaggccgtgacataTTGCTTGCAGCTTTGCTTTTTCATCATCAATCAATTGTAGTTACTTTAATGACGGTCAATGTTCACTTTGTTCTTTTTCCAATAAAGGACCCTCCTCATCATAAGCATGCCTCACATTTATATTGGTCGTTGAGCCCTTTGTCCTCACATACTTAGCTTCACCtcaacaaatcaaatcatatagTAATGCAACCTTTCATACTCACTAAATTATtggaaattattttattgtaatggTCAAGTTCAACTTAAGAAAACATTAGTTTATAAAATGTAGTAGTAATCACCACAATTCCACAAACTTTGAAGGTCAAGTAATGTTGCTGCCACAATCATGgaacttttatatattatatattcttttttattgATCAACACTTAAGCATTAAGCAAAGGTTGGAGTGACTCTGCAAATATTGAGAAGAATTCTAAATTAAAGAGGCTTTTGTAACGATATTGCCGCCTCAAATGACGACCATTCTGTCCTCCACTCAGCTCTTGCTTTTAACTACTTGGCTCCACCACCACCCCCTTCCAAACCTACAATTTTATCGTGTTTAATCTGTCATTAGACCGAAAATCATAGCAAATAAACTTGTTGCAGCCTTTTGAAATGTTTGTGCCTTTCTAACTTAAAGAATTACTTTGGTGACTTTGGAGATATAGTAATTAACATTATAGGTCAGGTCAGTAGCAttatacaaaatataatatataatgtataaAATCTTGTTCACTTTCTAATAGTTtatgtaaataactaaatattagTATTCACTTTCAAACAGAGGAGCTAagttcttctttctttgtttctttaatTAACTTACTAAGAAATCTCCCAAAGAAAACATCACACTATTTAGTATTCACCCCAATTAGACGGCATAGATTTGATTGATTGGGAAGTGTGGGACACAATATTAAAACAAGCCAACTTGGCAAACTATGAAAAGACACAGTCTAAGTTGTACTGCTGACCCTGTCATTGTGTTCATACATCATCACCCTTTCACCCCCACATTAACACACATAATTATAAAACCATCATACACGCACATTATGAAATTTATCCATGACTATGTTACTTATAGAGAGAGCATCAATATATTCAATAATGCAGCAGAGTTGTCAACAAATTCCTATATATAAACAAGAGTTGTTTGTGAAGTGCGgagaaggaagaaaaacaccagAACATGCCTTCACTTGGCAAAAATGAGATCTCACAAACATGCCCTCATGGCTATGGATGTTGTCCTACCTCATTGTTCAActcatcatcaccatcaccacTGCCATCTCAAAAGATAACAACATCAACAACAGCAACAAGCAAACCGAGAAACAGCTCTTCAGAGTGCCGTCACAGTTttgcagcaacaacaacatcTTCCATCTTTCCAAACACAAAGTTCACTAACCATGAGTCTCTTCCATCTCTGCAAGAATCATTAGGTGAATTCAACAGAGTTTACCCTCAATACTCAGAGACTGAGATAGTTGATCGTGTGAGAGCCAAGGAATACTACCATCTCTCTTTTTCCAACCACACTTGCCTTGATTACATTGGTATTGGCCTTTTCTCATATTACCAACGCCAACAACACCATGATGCTTCAAGAACCCAGGTTGCATCTTCTTCAACTCCTCAATCTCCACCCCAATATTCAGATATTCCCTTCTTTAGCATATCTTACAAGACTGGGAATCTGAAGACTCTATTGCTTCATGGAGGGAAGGAGTCAGAATTTGAGTCAGCAATGAGGAGGAGAATGATGAGGTTCCTTAACATTTCTGAGAATGATTACTTCATGGTTTTCACAGCAAACAGAACATCAGCTTTCAAGCTTGTGGCAGAATCATACCCTTTCCAATCAAGAAAGAAGCTTTTGACAGTTTATGACTATGAGAGTGAGGCAGTGGAAGCAATGATTAGTTGCTCAGAGAAAAGAGGAGCCACGGCTATGTCAGCAGAGTTCTCATGGCCAAGGCTCAGAATTCAATCAGAGAAACTGAGGAAGATGATTGTTAGCAAGAGGAAGAAAAAAGGAAGAGGGCTCTTTGTGTTCCCACTTCATTCAAGAGTAACAGGAGCAAGGTATCCTTATTTGTGGATGAGCATAGCACAAGAGAATggatggcatgttttgattgatgcaTGTGCCTTAGGGCCAAAGGACATGGATAGCTTTGGCCTCTCTCTCTTTAGGCCAGACTTTCTTGTTTGTTCTTTCTACAAGGTCTTTGGAGACAATCCAACTGGCTATGGTTGTCTTTTTGTCAAGAAATCTGCTATTTCCATTCTTGAACCTTCCACTTGTGCTGGAATTGTGAACCTTGTACCGGAAAGGAGGTTACTTCAGCAGCTATCAGAGGATTCTTCAGTTGAACAAAAACCAACATCTATCTTACAAGATCAAGAGTTATCTTCTTTGACTTCCTTCTCTGGTAGGATAGAAACCACACAATCTACAAAAGTTGAAGCAGAAGAACCATCCGAGCTTCAGATAACAGAGGTACCTATAGAAGTAAAAGCTCAGGAAGAAGCAGTTGAGATACTTGAGAATAAGAATGTTAGAGACAGTGAAAATGGGAGCTTTAAAATTGAATGCAGGTGTTTGGATCAGGTGGATTCTTTAGGATTGGTTCTAATCACTAACAGGACAAGGTACCTGATAAATTGGTTGGTAAACTCAATGTTGAAGCTTAAGCACCCCAACACACAAGGAGGGGTTCCCCTGGTCAAGATTTATGGCCCAAAGATAAAATTTGATAGGGGACCTGCTTTGGCTTTCAATGTGTTTGATTGGAAAGGTGAAAAGATTGAGCCAGTCCTTGTGCAAAAGCTTGCTGATAGAAGCAATATATCTCTGAGCTATGGATTCCTTCATCATATCTGGTTTGCAGATAAATATGCAGAAGAGAAGGGAAGAGTACTACAGACCAAAGAAGGAAGAAGCCAAGGAGTGAATGCTTCCAACAAGAAGAAAGACAGAGACAACTTAGGAGTAACTGTGGTTACTGCTGCATTGAGCTTCTTGGCTAATTTTGAAGACATGTACAAACTCTGGGCTTTTGTTGCTAAGTTCCTTGATGCAGATTTTGTGGAAAAGGAGAGATGGAGATACACATCTCTCAATCAGAAAACCGTTCAAGTTCTAATTCCATAAACTTCATGTTTTTTTTCCCCTTctggattttggatcaaataaGATTTCATGTTGTTATGAACCCAAAAGCTTTAAAGTCAATACTCTGTTGATGTTGATATTCTCCAAAGAATCAATGGTGATACAAGACAAAACAGATTCGATCAAATCAGGAAGTGTGAAAGGACAAGGACAGAAACAAAGTAATGTCTTTCGATGTGTTTGTGTAATACACGTCCCTTTGAAAGGTttgaatattataataatattaatgtaaaataatgtccaagtatttttttgtttgaagttTGAACTTTGAACTGTTGACCGCATTGCAAGAGCTAAGAATCCAAATATAAGAATATATGCTTAGCACGTCGTTATATTAAATCTGTTTTCATTTCAATGGTCACAGCAGGAACAAAATTCTAGATAGTATTATATTACGAAGGAGTTATGATTTATGAATGacttttaatatcttatttatttatttatttatttatttcaagtaGTCTTGGATTCACATTTCCATGCATTATTCAGAAATATCAATGACGGCTAAGAATTTTTTTTCCAAGCAagtctttttaaattttctaCGACTCATGATGTGCTATCCACGAAAAAAGTCTGCAACATTAGTGTATTATATTTTCTCTTGCGTACACAGTTATGAACTTATGATAGTCAGTTGATTTTATTATAATCATAATCATGATATACACACCTAAACTTTATAATTCTTCCAAGAAAAATACGACTTGTGGAAAAACCGAAAAAGACGAGCCAAATAGCAGAAACCCCTGATTTTGTTACTTAATTTTTGGTAGAAATAAATTCATGGACCCCACCAGTTTTCGTTGTCAAAATTCCATTGGTTAAATACCATACACAAAGTCTATAGTCTATACAAGTGATGACAACAAATAATCAATTATGGTGATTCCTTAGTATTTTTCaatggaaaaaaattaataataaaaaatatgcatattTCTTAAACACaattaagtaaaaattaaatattaatatttttatttaattctaaaTTCCTAATAGTCACAGGCTCTCCTAGGATTTTATTGCACCGCCTCCAtggttacacctttctttgtcttttcttcgtcaaactcttttccatcttcttctatttttttttcttaatttcttttccatttaACTCCCTAATTTTCGTTTTCTCTTCCAATTCATTGCTCTTTTAATTCATTCCATTTTCTAATTCACTCATTCCATATATCTTATGTTTCTTTGGAATCATTAAATACCAATTCTGATTTTCTCTACACCATGAGCAACAAATCAGAGACTCAGAACCCTCATATAATTGCTATGAAAGTGGAGGGtgccagccttcaagtggcacccaAAGAAATATGAAACTGCTCTCGTAGAATTGTCGAggtttggggagacccctgacaatccacaatcttaaagggatttgcaaatcctactcccccgaggttggttttatctgtgaaacaaaaaatcaatctcgaCAAGTTGAAGGAGAACTAAGATCTTGTGGTTTCAAGGAATGGTTTATTGTAGATCCGGATGGATTATCAAGGGGTTTGGCAATGGCATGGAGGGATGGTTGCACTGTTCAGATTTTACAACATGGTAGATTTTTCATTGCGGCATCAGTTCTGACAGCTGGTTCTAATGATCCCTATGGTGTTCTAGGTGTTTATCTCAGTTCAAATGATCAACATAGAATGACTCAATTTGCTGAATTAACTTCAGTCACCCAACAGTTCGATGGTAAGGTTGTGTTAATGGGGGATTTAAATGCCATTTCTAATCAATTGGAGAAAGAAGGTGGGGTGCtaaatctccttcttctattgaaacctttaatagttttattgatgataatttccTGATTGATATTGGTATGGTCGGAAGACCATTCACTTGGTCAAATAGACGGAGGGGTGATGAGTTGATACAGGAAAGACTGGACCGATTCCTGGTAGGAGTTGATTGGCAGCAACTCTATCACAATGCAACGGTTCTTAGACTGTCAGAATCAGGCTCGGATCATGCCCCTCTTCTCCTAGACTCTAATCCGAGAACTGAGAGATCTAAACGCCGATTCAATTCCAAGAAAGATGGTGTTCCAATGATGAAATACGCCAGATTGTTAGAGAGGTTTGGCATGAACAGATTGATGGTTCAGCCATGTATATCCTAGCTCAAAAAATAAAGCGTTGTCGGCATAAGATTGTCAAATGACAGCAAGAACACAGATCTAATTCGaaggtggagattgatttactacagtcgaaattagaggaacttcgtttagcaggaattcatggaggcgacatcatttcagaaatagaggacaaacttaaaaaaacattgcaaaatgaggaatcttattggaaagataagtctagagtcaaatggctcaaatctggtgatcagaatacagctttcttccatcagaaatttagcaATCGAACCCGAAGGAATAGAATTTGGCAACTAACTGGCAATGATGGTGAAGTGGTTACTTCAAATACTGGTATTGCTTCTATGGCTAAATCTTATTTCAAGGACATCTTTTCCTCCACTTGTCATGAGAACCCTGAACCTCTGTTTACTGATTTTGAACCTAAGGTTACAGCTCACATGAACCGTAGGCTTCAAAGACCAGTGATTATGGAGGAAGTGAAACGCGCAACATTTAGTATTCATCCTCAAAGTGCTCCAGGAGATGATGGTAtgacagcaaaattttttcaaagcttcTGGAACATACTTAGTGGTGATGTGTTTCGAGCAGTTAAGAGCTTCTTTTCTGGGGGCAGAATCTTGAAGGGTTTTAACCACACTCAGATCTGTCTTATTCCCAAGATTTCTGATGCTAAAGATATGACTCAGGTAAGACCAATAAGCCTATCTTcagtcttttacaagattatctccaAAGTATTTGTACATAGGCTTCAGAgtatgatgaatagactaattagccctacgcagagtgcttttattaaaggcagattaatctctgataatatcataattgctcacgagtgtatgcattacttgaagaacaaaaaaaggggtctcgaaaatgaaatggcgctaaaattagaaatgagtaaggcatatgatagggtggaatggcactttctttggtttatattggagaagtttggttttgactctcgatggatcatgtggattcgagaattagtgacaactgtttcttattctgttattgtggaaggacaaccttatggtttcttcaaaccaaatagaggtattcgacaaggagattctctatccccctatctttttcttttttgtgcagaaggtctctccttcttgctacacaaggcagaacaaaaTAGACTAATTCAAGGTTTTCAGATACATAGGCgatgtcccaaggtcaaccacctcccgtttgctgatgattccattttattctgtaaggctaatcctgaagcatgttcaaatatcctgcatttattgaattcttatgaaagcatcagtggccagagggtaaatcttaataaatctgctgtATTCTTTAGCCATAACACTCCGTCCACTACTcgtacactactggctaactctatgaatattaatcatattggggcTCAGGATAAATACCTTGATTTGCCTTCTACAGTCTTTAAATCGAAAAATGCTTCTTTTTGTATGATCAAAGAAAAGGTTCGaaaaagaatccaagggtggAAGCGCAATCTTCTTTCGTCAGGTGGTAGACACATATTGCTTAAGGCAGAGGGATaagctattcctatttatacattgtcttgcttcaagttgcctgatggtttaatttcggaaattcactctctactttctcagttctggtggggacaaaaaggttctgaaaggaggatggcttggattagctgggacactatgactcgctcacgaaaagaaggaggccttggatttaaagatctcagaatccaaaatctggcgcttttaggcaaacagttttggcgacttgtaacacagcctacttccttattatccaaaatcttaagaggtaaatactttagcaatggtaatgctataacggcagaaattggagtcttaccttcttggggatggaggagcatactggaaggccgaaagattgttgaaaaaggtcttaattgggctgtgggtactggtgaggatatccgaacctttgaggatccttggctgcctcctccgtatcctttaatgatttctga includes:
- the LOC112711691 gene encoding uncharacterized protein, with protein sequence MPSLGKNEISQTCPHGYGCCPTSLFNSSSPSPLPSQKITTSTTATSKPRNSSSECRHSFAATTTSSIFPNTKFTNHESLPSLQESLGEFNRVYPQYSETEIVDRVRAKEYYHLSFSNHTCLDYIGIGLFSYYQRQQHHDASRTQVASSSTPQSPPQYSDIPFFSISYKTGNLKTLLLHGGKESEFESAMRRRMMRFLNISENDYFMVFTANRTSAFKLVAESYPFQSRKKLLTVYDYESEAVEAMISCSEKRGATAMSAEFSWPRLRIQSEKLRKMIVSKRKKKGRGLFVFPLHSRVTGARYPYLWMSIAQENGWHVLIDACALGPKDMDSFGLSLFRPDFLVCSFYKVFGDNPTGYGCLFVKKSAISILEPSTCAGIVNLVPERRLLQQLSEDSSVEQKPTSILQDQELSSLTSFSGRIETTQSTKVEAEEPSELQITEVPIEVKAQEEAVEILENKNVRDSENGSFKIECRCLDQVDSLGLVLITNRTRYLINWLVNSMLKLKHPNTQGGVPLVKIYGPKIKFDRGPALAFNVFDWKGEKIEPVLVQKLADRSNISLSYGFLHHIWFADKYAEEKGRVLQTKEGRSQGVNASNKKKDRDNLGVTVVTAALSFLANFEDMYKLWAFVAKFLDADFVEKERWRYTSLNQKTVQVLIP